GCCGGCGGGGCGCCTGCGGTCGCTGCGCGTGTCCCCGCGACGGGAACCGCATCGCCCCCTCGGCGCCGCATCCGCCGCGACTGGGCGGGCTGGTGGTTCGTCGGGCCGTTCATGCTCGTGTTCGCGCTCGTCTTCCTCGCGCCGCTGTTCTACGCGATCTACCTCAGCCTCTTCCGCGAGACGCTCATGGGCGGCAACTCCTTCGTCGGCGTCGCGAACTACGCGCAGGCGTTGGCCGACCCGAAGTTCTGGGGGGCCATGGCCAGGGTCGCGACCTTCCTCCTCGTGCAGGTCCCGATCATGCTCGTGCTGGCTCTGTTCGCGGCTCTCGCGCTCGACAGCGCGCGCCTGCGCTGGGTGCCGTTCTACCGGCTGTCGATCTTCCTGCCCTACGCCGTCCCCGGGGTCGTCGCGGTCATGATCTGGGGGTACATGTACGGCTCGCAGTTCGGCCTCGTCGCCGACCTGAACCACTTCTTCGGGGTGGAGCTGCCGTCACCGCTCGCATCGAACCTGATCCTGGTCTCGATCGGCAACATCGTGACGTGGGAGTTCGTGGGCTACAACATGCTCATCTTCTTCTCCGCGCTGAAGTCGGTGCCCCAGGAGCTCTACGAGGCCGCCGAGATCGACGGCGCCGGGACGTTCCGCACGATCTTCTCGATCAAGCTCCCGTCGATCCGGGGGGCGCTGGTCATCGCCACGGTCTTCTCGGTGATCGGCAGCTTCCAGCTCTTCAACGAGCCGTCGATCCTGCAGACCCTCGCGCCGAACTCGATCCCGTCGTACTACACGCCGAACCTCTATGCCTTCAACCTGTCGTTCGCCGGCTCGCAGTTCAACTACGCGGCAGCGATCGCCATCATCTCGGGAGTCATCACCATGGTAGTGGCCTACCTCGTCCAGCTCGGCGGCGAGAAGAAGGGGGCCGGGGCATGAGCGCCGTCGGCACCGGACGCCGGTTGGCCCGCACGCCGAGCCGTCTCGCGAGCGGTCGCCTGCCGGGGGGCACGGCGCGCGGCGCGAGGGCGAAGCCGCGACACAAGCGACCCTCCCTCCT
This region of Oerskovia jenensis genomic DNA includes:
- a CDS encoding carbohydrate ABC transporter permease gives rise to the protein MSKKSSVHEAGSRPRSAVEHPAVEPSAGGAPAVAARVPATGTASPPRRRIRRDWAGWWFVGPFMLVFALVFLAPLFYAIYLSLFRETLMGGNSFVGVANYAQALADPKFWGAMARVATFLLVQVPIMLVLALFAALALDSARLRWVPFYRLSIFLPYAVPGVVAVMIWGYMYGSQFGLVADLNHFFGVELPSPLASNLILVSIGNIVTWEFVGYNMLIFFSALKSVPQELYEAAEIDGAGTFRTIFSIKLPSIRGALVIATVFSVIGSFQLFNEPSILQTLAPNSIPSYYTPNLYAFNLSFAGSQFNYAAAIAIISGVITMVVAYLVQLGGEKKGAGA